A segment of the Panicum hallii strain FIL2 chromosome 1, PHallii_v3.1, whole genome shotgun sequence genome:
CTTTTCTGCGTGGAAGAACATAGGGTCTGTTTTGAAAATAGTAGGTGTCTTTATGTAataaatcggatcgcgattaagaATCAGAGGAGTTTATATAAATACTAACTGAATATATTTTCATCGAACTCCTTCTTGACCGCATGCGCGCACAGGCAGGGAACCGGCGAGCGGGCGGAGACGACGACAAGCGAGAGGTGTCGTATGTGCTTCTAGCAGAATCTCTAATATGGGTTAATGGGCCGTGTTTGGACCGATCCATGAACGGGTAGTTTGTGTGGCCGGCCCGTCGGGGGGCCCAGGCTTGTCTCGTCGTTTCAGTCAGTTCGACCCAAACCGAGCCCAGGTACGACTCGTCTCTTCCTTCCCAGCTCTTATAGGCTCCTCGCGCCGAACACGTCTCTTCCTTCAGATCCAGGCATCCTTCCGCCGcacagccgcctccgcctctgCGTCTCCCTTCCCTCGCCGGCGTCCTCGCCCGTCCCCACCGGGCCGACGCGCGGTAGAGATCCTCCGCGCTTTGATTGACTTCTTAGTTCTTCCTCTGCTGGTAAGGAAACCCTAGCACGCCTGGACGCATCGTTCGATTTGTGAATAGCCCTTCGTTTGTTGCGGATTTATATTTTGCGCGGCGGAGTAGTAATAGCAGTTTATGTTCTAAACTTGCGGGGTTAACAGAACCCGCCCCTCGTTAGGTCCGCTGGTGCTTAACTGGGTGATAAAATAGCTTAATTCGAAGATGCTGTGATTGCCTTTTTTTCTGAACGAATTAGTTGGGGTGATGAAAGTCCTTGTATATTTTGCTGTTCCTAGTTTTTAGCATGGCCATGTTTTTCTTTATTGCAAGTTCTGTGCTGTAGACTGTAGAGTGCTCCTCTTTTGATAAGTGTTGGACTTTGAAGAACTTCATAGCCACTTGATTTGATTCGAGTTTTTCGTTCATAGCAAGCTGCCGTTATCAGCCATGTTTGGACGCATGACAAGGAAGAGCAGCAACAACACCAAGTATTATGAGGTTCTTGGTGTGTCTAAGACCGCGAGCCAGGATGAGCTGAAGAAAGCATACAGGAAAGCTGCCATAAAAAACCATCCTGACAAGGGTGGTGACCCTGAGAAGGTTTGTTCTTGGACAAATGTTCTGTATGCTTAGCAACTTTTGGAATTCTGAATTTTGTTCTCATCCTGAAGTTTTTCTTTGTGAACTGGACAGTTTAAGGAATTGTCTCAAGCATATGAGGTTCTTAGCGACCCGGAAAAGAGGGAGATCTATGACCAGTATGGAGAAGATGCACTTAAAGATGGAATGGGAGGAGGCAGCAGCAGTGATTTCCATAGCCCGTTCGACATATTTGAGCAACTTTTTCCAGGTTCTGGCACCTTTGGGGGTAATCAAAATACCTTATGCTGTTTTTCTGCTTCTTTTTCTATTAAAAAAGATTGGAATGCTTATATGGGTTTGTTCTTAACAGGAGGTGGCTCAAGAGTACGCAGACAAAAGCGTGGTGAAGATGTGGTGCGTACTATGATGGTTTCTTTAGAAGATCTGTATAATGGAACAACCAAAAAACTATCTTTGTCACGGAGTGTTTTGTGCTCAAAGTGCAAGGGGTAAGTTTTTCTTTGGTTTGAATAGTTAAATTTTGCTCCGTTGAAATGTTATGATGAATGCTGTTATTATACTTGCAAGGAAGCTATGATTCTAAGTATTCAAATGTGTGGTGAATGCTTTGACTATTAGTTGTAAGAATGACTATAATAATTACCTTTGTAGTGTCACTGGTTTGTTTACCTTCAGCATGGAATTTGTCTGCTTTGCTTATATATACTGATCTTTTCATTTTGATATTAAAAAGACCATTCTAGATGTATGTGCAGTGTTGCTGTGAACTCAATCCAAAGTTTGACATAAACATTACCACACATACTTTTCATGCGAGGGCTGAGGGTGCCTAGGTACTAGGTGCATCATGTGAGGTCTGGCTTGGCTTTGTGCTACAGGAGGAAACCCACTTTTGCATTTGTCAATGAATACTTCATTGTGTTAAACTTTCCCCTCTCGAGAAAGCAGCTGCACTGTCGAACCTGACTGCAAGCATGGATCTTTTGTTCCTGTTTAACGATTCTTTTAAACTTACAGCCTATCAATTGCTTTTCTGTTATATGATGTGGTCATAAACTTCTATGTTCTACACTTCTACTTAGTGTCCATGATAATATTATTTATTCTTTGCCTACCACATAATATCCAGTACCAATTCGGGATTAGCTGTTGTCATGTGGTCATCATTTGAAGTTACTTAATGACCTGTGTAGTGTGGCTGGGATAGATTTGAGGTAGATTCTTCTTGTTTTTAGTATTGCACACACTCCCAAATCAAAATTTGTCACACTAAACTATAAGTTGTAGCCTAGTTCGTGAAAAGCATATAAGATCATTAGCACTTATATTTTGCCATATCAAACAATCAAGGGCCTGAAAAAAAGAACTTATGATGTTATCATATATCATGCATTTCATTTCATCTTCATTTTATTTCATGGTTGTACTGTAATATTCCATCTAAGCATAAGTGTACGGTTGGACATACTGCAACTCATGCACAGTTCTTGCTGTGGTTATTCCTCAATTAATCCAAATATTAAGTTGCAATTACCTATGGAAGGATGCATTTAGTTTCTTTAAGTACCAAATTGTGGAATATTTTGATTTTCTTTTTTGCTCTGTATGGCTAAAGGTCAGACTTACAATGTGACCACTTGCTAGATGTGGTAAGAAAATATATGGTTGCCAATACGTTTTTTCTTTTAtcccttttcttttgtttttaccatttttcagAATTGTCTTTATTTTTAGTTCTAGCGTGGAATGGACAAAATTTTCTCCACCGGCAGAGTAAACCGAAGCACATCTTTATTATTTTATTTAGTTGGTGCCCAAACCGAATGTGATTGTACGATTATAAAAGGCGATTGCACATTAATATTTGATGTCTGaaccccacccccaccccaccccccccTAAAATGAAACTGCAACTTTGACTGGTTCATTGTAGTAGGGATCTCACTGTTTGCTGTTTGTTGTACTTTCAGGAAAGGATCCAAGAGTGGGGCATCAGGAACTTGCCATGGTTGTCGTGGTGTTGGAATGAGGACAATCACAAGACAGATAGGCTTTGGCATGATCCAACAGATGAACACTGTTTGCCCTGAATGCAAAGGAACTGGTATGCTGCGGTTGTATCTTCCTTTGGAAATACTGTTCCACTGGGTTTGGTCTTATGGTTGTTCAATGTTCAGGTGAGATCATAAGTGAGAAGGATAAATGCCCAGGCTGTAAAGGAAGCAAGGTAGTCCAGGAGAAGAAGGTCTTGGAGGTTCATGTGGAGAAAGGAATGCAGCATGGCCAGAAGATTGTATTCCAGGGTCAAGCTGACGAAGCTGT
Coding sequences within it:
- the LOC112890046 gene encoding chaperone protein dnaJ A6-like isoform X1, whose protein sequence is MFGRMTRKSSNNTKYYEVLGVSKTASQDELKKAYRKAAIKNHPDKGGDPEKFKELSQAYEVLSDPEKREIYDQYGEDALKDGMGGGSSSDFHSPFDIFEQLFPGSGTFGGGGSRVRRQKRGEDVVRTMMVSLEDLYNGTTKKLSLSRSVLCSKCKGKGSKSGASGTCHGCRGVGMRTITRQIGFGMIQQMNTVCPECKGTGEIISEKDKCPGCKGSKVVQEKKVLEVHVEKGMQHGQKIVFQGQADEAPDTVTGDIIFVLQLKDHPKFKRKYDDLYVEHTISLTEALCGFQFVLTHLDGRQLLIKSNPGEVIKPGQHKAINDEGMPQHGRPFMKGHLFVEFNVEFPEPGALSPAQCRSLEKILPPKLGSQLSDMELDQCEETTLHDVNIEEEMRRRQHQKRQEAYDEDEEESGPRVQCAQQ
- the LOC112890046 gene encoding chaperone protein dnaJ A6-like isoform X2, whose amino-acid sequence is MFGRMTRKSSNNTKYYEVLGVSKTASQDELKKAYRKAAIKNHPDKGGDPEKFKELSQAYEVLSDPEKREIYDQYGEDALKDGMGGGSSSDFHSPFDIFEQLFPGGGSRVRRQKRGEDVVRTMMVSLEDLYNGTTKKLSLSRSVLCSKCKGKGSKSGASGTCHGCRGVGMRTITRQIGFGMIQQMNTVCPECKGTGEIISEKDKCPGCKGSKVVQEKKVLEVHVEKGMQHGQKIVFQGQADEAPDTVTGDIIFVLQLKDHPKFKRKYDDLYVEHTISLTEALCGFQFVLTHLDGRQLLIKSNPGEVIKPGQHKAINDEGMPQHGRPFMKGHLFVEFNVEFPEPGALSPAQCRSLEKILPPKLGSQLSDMELDQCEETTLHDVNIEEEMRRRQHQKRQEAYDEDEEESGPRVQCAQQ